A section of the Pyxidicoccus xibeiensis genome encodes:
- a CDS encoding esterase/lipase family protein, which yields MKQSRVLLAALALGVLGFASPASAAAEKTTYPVVFAHGLGGFDDILGYDYWGDDYGTFVGDPCNELFEVTCNEDIHSGQRSFVAAVQPLQSSDVRGLQLAEDIESYLASAGVRHVNLVGHSQGGIDARKAARVLRERKGYAVVKVLLSVSSPHRGSPVAKFILDLGPGVTSVIDALFRIYGDVVYGPGNDGFAAVKALVYNDYDANDGLATGAKLFNSNYPVSANYASHYASLMTAQSGINVNPALYLLRGFFFDIDGDGYCVDDCENDGAAGRGDGVKAEDDDDGLVGINSQQMGYRLRYSENFFMDSISVDTALGYVANINAPSAAQMTSSSSLISQDHLDVIGLGGDTFDEMEFYAAIFDYIARND from the coding sequence ATGAAGCAGTCTCGTGTGTTGCTCGCGGCCCTGGCGCTCGGCGTCCTGGGGTTCGCCTCACCCGCCTCCGCCGCCGCGGAGAAGACGACGTACCCGGTGGTGTTCGCCCATGGCCTGGGCGGCTTCGACGACATCCTTGGCTATGATTACTGGGGCGACGACTACGGCACCTTCGTCGGTGACCCCTGCAACGAGCTCTTCGAAGTGACGTGCAACGAGGACATCCACAGCGGGCAGCGCTCCTTCGTCGCCGCGGTGCAGCCGCTCCAGAGCTCGGACGTGCGCGGGCTGCAGCTGGCCGAGGACATCGAGAGCTACCTGGCCTCCGCGGGCGTCCGCCACGTCAACCTCGTGGGCCACTCGCAGGGCGGCATCGACGCGCGCAAGGCCGCGCGGGTGCTGCGCGAGCGCAAGGGCTACGCCGTCGTGAAGGTGCTCCTGAGCGTCTCCTCGCCGCACCGGGGCTCGCCGGTCGCCAAGTTCATCCTCGACCTGGGCCCCGGCGTCACCAGCGTCATCGACGCGCTGTTCCGCATCTACGGCGACGTCGTCTACGGGCCGGGCAATGACGGCTTCGCCGCCGTCAAGGCGCTCGTCTACAACGACTATGACGCCAACGACGGCCTGGCCACGGGCGCGAAGCTGTTCAACTCGAACTACCCCGTCAGCGCGAACTACGCGTCCCACTACGCGTCGCTGATGACGGCCCAGTCCGGCATCAACGTGAATCCCGCCCTCTACCTGCTGCGCGGCTTCTTCTTCGACATCGACGGCGACGGCTACTGCGTCGACGACTGCGAGAATGACGGCGCCGCCGGCCGTGGCGACGGGGTGAAGGCGGAGGACGACGACGACGGCCTGGTGGGCATCAACTCGCAGCAGATGGGCTACCGGCTCCGCTACAGCGAGAACTTCTTCATGGACTCCATCTCCGTGGACACCGCGCTGGGCTACGTGGCCAACATCAACGCGCCGAGCGCCGCGCAGATGACCTCGTCGTCGTCCCTCATCAGCCAGGACCACCTGGACGTCATCGGCCTGGGCGGCGACACGTTCGACGAGATGGAGTTCTACGCAGCCATCTTCGACTACATCGCGCGCAACGACTAG